In the genome of Caulobacter flavus, the window CTTCTCGCGCGCCTTCAAGACGACCTTCGGCCTGTCGCCGCAGAAATACGTCGTCGAGCGCCGCCTGACCCGCGCCAAGCGGATCATGCTGACCACCAACGGGCCCCTGTGCGGCATCGCCGTCACCTGCGGCTTCAGCGACCAGGCCCATCTGTCGCGCGTGTTCCGGCGACGGGAGGGCGCGCCGCCCAACGCCTGGCGCCGCGAACGGCGCCAGGCCTCGGCCCTGACCTGACCTGACCTTCAGCCGGTCGAGCGCACGAAGCTGCCGACATGCTCGGCCGAGGCGCGCGGATACTGGTGCTGCGGGCCGTGTCCGGCCGAGGGATAGGTGATCAGCTGCAGCGTCGGCAGCATCTGGTTCAGGGCGTACCAGTTCTCGACCGGGAAGATGATGTCGTGGTCGCCGCCCAGGTGCAGGATCGGCTTGGTCGTGGTCTTCAGCACCTCAAGCACCGCGTCGGCGGGAAAGATCGGGTTCCTGGGGCCGTCGCCGATGTTGGCGCGGGCGAAGGCGATCGGCACCGGCGGCGAGCGGCCCTCGGTCCGTTCGGCGATCCGGGCCGCGGACTCGGCGGCGGCCTTGCGGCTGGCCTCCGACTTCGGCTCGAAGAACAGGATCTCTTCTTCCTTCAGCGCGTAGTGCTCGATGACGGCGGTGTCGTAGAACAGCTGCTCGGACGGCTTGACCATATGGCCTGGCGGATTGGTGCCGATCAGCACCAGGTGGCTGATCCGCTCGCCGGCGACGGCCAGGGCCACCTGGGCGAC includes:
- a CDS encoding helix-turn-helix domain-containing protein → MCLHDPEPGGLASPGAFAGGRPAGLAPWQASRAAAYVERQLETTIRVVDLARATRLSPSYFSRAFKTTFGLSPQKYVVERRLTRAKRIMLTTNGPLCGIAVTCGFSDQAHLSRVFRRREGAPPNAWRRERRQASALT
- a CDS encoding alpha/beta fold hydrolase, giving the protein MNAVASIHHAVSAPNQFVEVSGRTLAYRSIGEGRPLLLCTRFRGTMDVWDPAFLDGLADEGFRVITFDYSGLGLSTGQPTYNPAEMVRDPIDLMAALDLGEVVLGGWSLGGLVAQVALAVAGERISHLVLIGTNPPGHMVKPSEQLFYDTAVIEHYALKEEEILFFEPKSEASRKAAAESAARIAERTEGRSPPVPIAFARANIGDGPRNPIFPADAVLEVLKTTTKPILHLGGDHDIIFPVENWYALNQMLPTLQLITYPSAGHGPQHQYPRASAEHVGSFVRSTG